Proteins encoded in a region of the Podarcis muralis chromosome 2, rPodMur119.hap1.1, whole genome shotgun sequence genome:
- the TAC3 gene encoding tachykinin-3 codes for MKSPLVLTVLLSLITAKLCHAYCIESQEQQIPSGMQTKKSSDFYKTPPSLLRRLYDGQGISYEALLRLSGKEEVNPQALASSQKRDMHDFFVGLMGKRTTEPDNPTDVNKGTLTGFGDLKYSLNAE; via the exons ATGAAGAGCCCTCTTGTGCTGACAGTGCTGCTGTCCTTAATAACAGCAAAACTGTGCCATGCTTACTGTATTGAGTCCCAGGAGCAGCAGATCCCCAGCGGAATGCAAACAAAG AAGAGCTCAGACTTCTATAAGACTCCTCCATCTTTGCTCCGGCGATTGTATGATGGCCAAGGGATTTCCTATGAGGCACTGCTCAGACTGTCAGGCAAAGAGGAAGTCA atCCTCAGGCACTTGCCTCTTCCCAGAAAC GAGACATGCATGATTTCTTTGTTGGACTCATGGGAAAAAGGACCACAGAGCCTG ATAATCCCACAGACGTCAATAAGGGAACACTCACTGGTTTTGGCGACCTAAAGTATTCATTGAATGCAGAATGA